The Bdellovibrio sp. ZAP7 DNA segment TAACCCTGTGACTGTGGACGTGAACAAAGAATTCTGCCACTGGGATCTAGCGACTTTCAAAAAAGCTGTTGAGCAATTCAAACCTAAAGCTGCCATCATGGTTCATCTTTATGGTTGGGTTACTCCTGAAACTTTAGAAATCAGAAAATTCGCTAAAGACAATGGCGTTGTTTTGATCGAAGACGGTGCTCAGTGTTTTGGTACAGAAATTTCTGGCCAATCTGTTTTGGGAACTGCTGAAATTTCCACGACAAGTTTTTATCCAGCAAAAGTTTTGGGTGCTTCAGGTGATGCGGGCGCAATCTTCACAGCAAACGACACTTACGCTAAAAACTGTCGCACTTTGATCAACCACGGTCGTACGGATCACTACTCTCACGGTATGATCGGTTGGAATTCCCGTATCGGCGCTTACGAATCATTGTTCCTGAACATGTCTTTGAAACACATCGATGCTCGTATCAAATCTCGTATGAACGCAGTTAAATTCTATGAAGAGTCTTTGAAAGGCTTGCCATTAAAACCAGTTCGCGCAGCTTCCACTGTGACAGAGAACGGTTACTGTGCAGTAGCCATGATCGATCCTAAACTTCGTCCGGCTTTGATCGAGAACTTGAAAAAAGCCAACGTAGGTTACGGGACTATTTACCCAGGCGCGATGAGCATGCAATCCGGTGCTCAAAACCACTTGGCAGGTAAAATTGACAATGGCAACGCTCACTACATCTCTCAAGCTGTATTGAACCTTCCATGTTTTGCTTACATCACTCCAGAAGAACTTCAATACGTTGTCGACGTGGTTAAGAAAAGCTTCTAGTTTGCCTTATTCAAATTAAAGAGTCTTAAGCCCCGGTATCGCAAGGTACACGGGGCTTTTTTATCCTTCTAAAATTTGCATCATTGACGTCGAATCGTTCTAATTTACGACGAGCGGAGCTTTGCATATAAACGACCCATAACGAATCTTATAGGGGAATTTTATGAAGAGAATATTAATCGCAATCGCAACGGTTTTGGGTATCACGGCAAGCGCGAACGCTGCAAATTTCGCTGAAAAAGTGGTTTCTGGAAGTGTGAACTACGAACAGGGTCTTAAAGATCTTTATGCCGAAGAAGTGCAGAAGGCGAGTTCGCCACTTTATAAATATGTGACTTCGATTAAAAATGAAAATCCGGATTACTTCATCGCCGACAAAATTGAAATGGAAGATATTTTCGTTATTGAGTCGGGTCAAAGCGGTGGTGTTTTTGAAGTCAATTACTTGATCGTGATTCGCGCTGGTTATAAGAGCAACACTTTCCCCATGGGATACTTGAAGGCTTCTATCAGGGCGTCGATGGACGATGAAAGTCCTTACAAGATTACCATTTCTAAGCCAGCAAAAGTGACGATCGAATAAAGTGAAAAGCCGGGACTCAACCCGGCTTTTTACTTTTTAAGTATGAAATGTTAACGGCTTAGTCGCAGTTCGCGATGGTTTTTACTTTCGAAGAAAGTGGGCGCTCGTGGCGGTAGTCTGACATTTCGTAAACTGATTGAGTATATTCCAGTGGATATTTTTTAGTTTGCTGAACTGATTTTACACAGCGAGGACGAGTGGAATCGTCACGGTTCCATTTAATACAAACCTCTTGAACATAATCACGTGAAGCAGTGATGTACTTTGCTGGGTAGGCAACGACTTTTGGACCGACACAAACTTTTTTAGGGTAGTGAGAATCAGAGTGATCCCAACGGTAGGATTTGCAAATCACGGCTTTATGAGCGGGTACGTAAACTTTGAAGGCGTTTGCTTCTGGTTTATAGCAAATCGCTTGTTTCGTGAATGATCCTTGTTTCGGAACGTAAGGATTAATTGTGCGGTTCAAAATCGTTTCGCCATAAGCGAACGCCAAGCCTGGAACCAAAAGCATAAATGCGATAACGAACTTCATAATATCTCCTAGGGTGTTTGAGGTCTTGGCTTCTATTTTATGTCGTCTATAAAAGCACCCATTTCTTCCGGGAAACGGTGGGTTATTGAATCCAAAAAAAATCCTTTAAATTGCAGTATATGCGCCGCGTTTTTGATGTTTCCGTTGTGACTTCGGGGGCTTATCGATAGGCTTTTGAGCCGGGGGGAACACATGAAACTTATTATTTCTTTACTAGCTGTAATGACAGTAGCGGCAACTGCCCATGCATTGCCACTTCCGAACGCACACCAAATGGTGTCTTTGCCGGAAAATTTCACAGCCCAATACAACTTCGAGGGGATTGTTGGATTGGATAACTGTTCTGGATCTTTGATTCGTTTGGAAAATTCACGTGACACAGACAACGCGTTGGTTTTGACGAATGGTCACTGCTTGGAAACTGGATTTCCAAAACCAGGAACTTATGTTTACGGTAAACCCAGCCGTCGTACTTTCAGGCTGTTCAACGCGGGGATGGAAGTTGTCGGTCGTCTGAACGCAACGACTATCGTTTACTCTTCAATGACTAAAACAGACATGACGATTTACAAATTGGCAGAGACATACGCTGAAATTAAATCTAAATATGCTGTGAATCCATTGTTGCTTGCTTCTCAACGTCCCGTTGAAAAAACGCAAATTGAAGTGATCTCTGGTTATTGGAAACGTGGTTACTCTTGTGAAATTGAAGCTTTCATTCCTTACTTGGAAGAAGCAGGCTTCACTTGGCAGGATTCTATCCGTTACTCACGCCCGGGTTGCCAAGTGATCGGTGGAACTTCGGGTTCTCCAATCGTACAAAAAGACACTCGCACAGTTATTGGTGTTAACAACACAGGCAGCGATTCTGGTGAAATGTGCACAATGAATAATCCGTGTGAGATCGATCAGAACGGTAATAAAAAAGCTTACCGTGGTTACTCTTACGGCGAGCAAACTTTCTGGGTTTATTCGTGCTTGAATCAGTACAATGAACTAGATGTAAACGTAGCTGGTTGCCAGCTTCATCACTAAGAAGCTTCTTCGGACTTCTTCTGCGGTCGAAGGTCTTCGACGCTGACATGATTCTTACGCGGAGCACGTTTGTGCTCCGTTTTTTTTGGTCTATCGAATTCATCTTCACCACGCAAACGACTGATCATCAATTCGTCCATTTCCTTGATGAATTCATAATATTTCAGAACGGTTTCTTTAATTGTCGTTAGAAACTGCATGGCTGTGCCTTCTCCCAAGAGTGAGGTGAGTTTTCATTGTAGAATAGCAGTAAATTCCTGGGGGATTTTTAATAAACTACTGGTCTTTCAGAGGGGAGGATGTGGAGAGAACTCAGATCTTACCGCGGAGGCTGCGGGATTTGCTATGGAAGGCGAAGCAAAGCTTTTAAGAGGGAAAAACAGATCAGTTCATGTATCGCTTCGTAAAACCGAAAAAGTAGTTTAGGCTGTATCTTTCGGGAGTGAGATGTCAGCAGTGATCTTGCAAGTCTGTATGTCAGCTTCATGGGGTGGTCAGGAAATGGTCGCCTATGAGACAGCGGAGTTGCTTCAAAATAAAAATTTAAAATGTGTGACATTGGTTACTGTGGGTAGTCCATTGGCGCTGCGACTGAAAAAAATCGGCTGTGAAGTTTTAGAATGTTCACCGGGCATTTCAGAAAGCCTTCGAAATTTAACAACGCTAAGACGTTTTTTAAAACACCACGCTGTTTCGACGGTGTTGGTGCAACAACTTAGGGATTTGTTTGCGGTTCGCATCGCGCTCCTGGGTTTTGCTAATATCAAAGTCGTCGGCGTTTCCCACACGTTTGTGGGTATTTCAAAAAAAGACTGCTATCACCGCTGGGTGTACAATCGTATTCAACACATGATTGCACTGACACCAGTGCATCGCCAGAACCTTATCAAGCATCTTCCGATCGCACCTGAAAAGATTGTGGTGATTCCGAACTCGGTGGACACGAAGTGGTTCAATCCGCTTCGCCGCGATTCCTTGCTTCGTAAGCAATGGGGCAACGATGATCAGACTTTGCTGATTGGTTTGATTGGGCGCCTGGATAAGGCTAAGGGACAGAGCGTTTTATTAAAAGCAGCGGCTGATCTTAAGGCAGACATCTCCAATTTCAAAATCATTCTAGTCGGCGAGGAAACGTTGAACGAACCCGGTGCTCTGAGTGATCTAAAGACTCAATGTCACGAGCTGGGTTTAGAAGAACACGTTATCTTCACAGGCTTTCGCAGCGATATTCCGCAAATTGCCGCTTCTTTGGATATTTTGGTGATGAGCTCGGATGCGGAAACCTTTGGTCGAGTGATTATCGAGGGCATGGCCTCAGAGGTGGCGGTGATCGCTTCCAAAGCAGGCGGAGTTGTCGATATTATTGATGAAGGGCAGACCGGGTTTATGTTTGAGCCCGGTAATCATGTGGAGCTGGCGCAAAAGATTTTAACTCTTTCAAAAAACCGGGATCTGCGCGCCAAGATCGCTCATAACGGGCGGGAAAAGGCCCTGAGTGAATACGATTTCTCAAAAGTCAGTCAGCGATTATTAGAAACTCTTCACGCAAATCATAATTAGTGAAAAGAAAAGGCGCAGGTTTATCCGGCGCCTTTTTTAGTTTTCTTAATTTGAAATCAAAGTTTCGAAATGATTGATTTTTGCTTTCACGACATCAATTGATTTTTGCCAGAAAGCCGGCTGGGTGATGTCCTCACCCAGGTGCTTTTGAATCAAATCTTCCGCTGACATTCTGCCCGTATCACGTAAGATTGCTTTATATTTCGGCATGAAATCTGCGCCCAATTCTTTGCGGCGGGCATAAATGCTTAAAGAGAACAAATATCCAAACGTGTAAGGGAAGTTATAGAAACTTAAGCCCGCGATATGGAAATGAAGTTTGTGTGCCCAGAAAAGCTCATCTGCTTTTTCAGTGCTGTCGCCATACCATTCTTTCCACACGCTGCCCATCAGGCTGCGAAGCTCGTCGGCACTCAATGTACGCTCTTTGCGGGCTTCATAGAATTTACGTTCAAATTCATAACGAACCGGGATGTTGATTAAAAAGGCCATGGCGCTTTCCAGGTCACCCCAGGCATTTTCAATTTTTTGTTCGCGGGAACCCGAAGTGCTCATCAAAGCGTCGCCCAAAACTGTTTCGGCAAAAACACTGGCAGTCTCTGCCAAAGTCATAGGGTAATCCATCTCGCCTAAAGACATATCGCGCATCACCCAGGAGTGAAAGCCATGACCCAATTCATGAGCCAATGTTCCGATGTCGCTGTTCGAACCCATGTAAGTCATATAAACGCGAGGTTCGCGTTTTGCCAGGAAGCCTGTGCAATAGGCGCCGGTGCGCTTGTTCGGCAATACACGTCCCTCGATCCAGTTGTTATCAACCATCATTTGCACAAAGTCCGCCATTTCAGGGGAGACGTTGGCAAAGGCGTCTTTCACGATTTTAGCGCCTTGTTCAAAGGGCACGGCGTCTGCGGAGGCGGCGATGGGGCTTGGAGCCATCAGGTCCCACAATTCCAATTTATTTTTCTTCATCACCTTCGCCATCAACAAACCAGCTTTTTGAATATCTTTGGTGTTGTTACGGCAAGCCGTGATCATCGCATCCAAAGTTTTTTGAGTGATGCGGTTGTCATTCAAAGGGTTATCCATGAAAGACATGGCTTTAGTATGAGAACGCTTTTGCGCGTCCTCGATGCGCCAGCCAGCCAGGGCATTCACGATGGCAGCAGCACTGTGTTGGTGCTCAGCCCAAGCTTCTTGAATACCGATCCAGGCAGCTTTGCGGTCCGCTTCGTTCGCGGTTTTCGTCAAGGCGCTGGCTTTGGCAAGACCCACCGTTTCCGTACGATCGGCATACTTCAAATGCACGCGCATATTGCCACTGAGTTCGTCGTAAAGGTTGCCCCAAGCGGTATGACCCGAAACCTCTAGGCTGGTCATCAGAAGCTCTTCTGGTTCTGACAAAGCATGCGCCACTTTTTTTCGCTTTTCCTCATAGCTAAAGCGATAGGATTTGATGTGGTCATGATTGAGGATTTTATTGAAAGTGCTGTCATCACATTTTTGAATCATCAAATTCAGTGGAATGATCGCTTGAGATAATTTGGAAAAGAAAATCTGGATTTCAGATTCTTTGGTTTTCGCCTCTGTATTGGTGGAGTTCACAGACAGAAGGCAGTTCACGTAAGTCGACATTGTGGCCGCTGTGATCACGCATTTTTCGTAAGCCAACAGAATATTTTGAATTTGCGTGATGGTTTTATCAGTCGGATTTTGCAAGTCCGCTTTGATCTCGGCAATCTTCTGTTGTAAAGATTCAAGCTCGCCGGTCACGTGATCCCAGTCTTTTTGGAATTCGGGAGAAGTGAGGGTCGGATAAACTGATTCAATGTTCCAAGTAGGACCGTTCATTAGTTGTTCTCTTTCGTCATAAGGTTGACGTAGTTGTTCACAAAAATTTTGAATTCATTAAAATTTAAAACCTGTACCAGAGCCGCCGCACTGGCCTGCTGTCCGTGCCAGCGTCCCAGACGGTTTGCGATGTATAAAGACATCTTTTCCCCATCCTGAATGCTGTGCTCGTCATCGGCAGCTTCGAAATCCAAGTAAGCGTCAAAGCGGGCACGCATTAAGAACTGGCCCCCAGGAGTCGTCACGATTTTATAGGGACCATAGACTGCACGAGTGGGGCGATACACTTGAGCCACATACGGAAAGCGTTGTTCCGGTTCACCCTGATTAGAATAAAAAGACGTTGCCGCCTGAGCTTCAAGTTTAAACTCGACGATATAGCGTTCTTGATTTCTTTGAATCAGATACCAAAAGCGTGGCAGTCCCTGGCTTCCGCCGCTGAACTTAGTTTTGTAACCAGTATCCAAAATCTGATAACCACTCATTGCGGA contains these protein-coding regions:
- a CDS encoding DegT/DnrJ/EryC1/StrS aminotransferase family protein, whose translation is MSIQQVPFITLNRFEPGFRDEFLAGVANLFDKTQFVGGPIVGEMEANLATYTKSKHAIGCANGTDAIQIALRAVGVEKNDKVLVPDMTFWATFEAVVNVGANPVTVDVNKEFCHWDLATFKKAVEQFKPKAAIMVHLYGWVTPETLEIRKFAKDNGVVLIEDGAQCFGTEISGQSVLGTAEISTTSFYPAKVLGASGDAGAIFTANDTYAKNCRTLINHGRTDHYSHGMIGWNSRIGAYESLFLNMSLKHIDARIKSRMNAVKFYEESLKGLPLKPVRAASTVTENGYCAVAMIDPKLRPALIENLKKANVGYGTIYPGAMSMQSGAQNHLAGKIDNGNAHYISQAVLNLPCFAYITPEELQYVVDVVKKSF
- a CDS encoding glycosyltransferase family 4 protein; amino-acid sequence: MSAVILQVCMSASWGGQEMVAYETAELLQNKNLKCVTLVTVGSPLALRLKKIGCEVLECSPGISESLRNLTTLRRFLKHHAVSTVLVQQLRDLFAVRIALLGFANIKVVGVSHTFVGISKKDCYHRWVYNRIQHMIALTPVHRQNLIKHLPIAPEKIVVIPNSVDTKWFNPLRRDSLLRKQWGNDDQTLLIGLIGRLDKAKGQSVLLKAAADLKADISNFKIILVGEETLNEPGALSDLKTQCHELGLEEHVIFTGFRSDIPQIAASLDILVMSSDAETFGRVIIEGMASEVAVIASKAGGVVDIIDEGQTGFMFEPGNHVELAQKILTLSKNRDLRAKIAHNGREKALSEYDFSKVSQRLLETLHANHN
- a CDS encoding serine protease is translated as MKLIISLLAVMTVAATAHALPLPNAHQMVSLPENFTAQYNFEGIVGLDNCSGSLIRLENSRDTDNALVLTNGHCLETGFPKPGTYVYGKPSRRTFRLFNAGMEVVGRLNATTIVYSSMTKTDMTIYKLAETYAEIKSKYAVNPLLLASQRPVEKTQIEVISGYWKRGYSCEIEAFIPYLEEAGFTWQDSIRYSRPGCQVIGGTSGSPIVQKDTRTVIGVNNTGSDSGEMCTMNNPCEIDQNGNKKAYRGYSYGEQTFWVYSCLNQYNELDVNVAGCQLHH
- a CDS encoding M3 family oligoendopeptidase; translated protein: MNGPTWNIESVYPTLTSPEFQKDWDHVTGELESLQQKIAEIKADLQNPTDKTITQIQNILLAYEKCVITAATMSTYVNCLLSVNSTNTEAKTKESEIQIFFSKLSQAIIPLNLMIQKCDDSTFNKILNHDHIKSYRFSYEEKRKKVAHALSEPEELLMTSLEVSGHTAWGNLYDELSGNMRVHLKYADRTETVGLAKASALTKTANEADRKAAWIGIQEAWAEHQHSAAAIVNALAGWRIEDAQKRSHTKAMSFMDNPLNDNRITQKTLDAMITACRNNTKDIQKAGLLMAKVMKKNKLELWDLMAPSPIAASADAVPFEQGAKIVKDAFANVSPEMADFVQMMVDNNWIEGRVLPNKRTGAYCTGFLAKREPRVYMTYMGSNSDIGTLAHELGHGFHSWVMRDMSLGEMDYPMTLAETASVFAETVLGDALMSTSGSREQKIENAWGDLESAMAFLINIPVRYEFERKFYEARKERTLSADELRSLMGSVWKEWYGDSTEKADELFWAHKLHFHIAGLSFYNFPYTFGYLFSLSIYARRKELGADFMPKYKAILRDTGRMSAEDLIQKHLGEDITQPAFWQKSIDVVKAKINHFETLISN